The following proteins come from a genomic window of Rhizobium sp. 007:
- a CDS encoding cysteine hydrolase: MHSLGEWRHLCVDMQCLFFEATPWHVEWMKRVLPLVEAVAGHHAERTVFTRFIPPENAADMPGTWQHYYEKWWMMTRKQLPSGLIELVPSLARLVPPARVFDKATYSPWICGRLHATLAEEGVSTLVISGGETDVCVLAAVLGAIDLGYRVILLTDAVCSGADESHEASLELLGERFSVQLELTETDRFLQCI; this comes from the coding sequence ATGCACAGTCTTGGCGAATGGCGTCACTTGTGCGTGGACATGCAGTGCCTGTTCTTCGAGGCGACGCCATGGCACGTCGAATGGATGAAGCGCGTCTTGCCGCTGGTTGAGGCGGTGGCAGGCCATCATGCCGAGCGGACGGTCTTTACCCGATTTATTCCACCGGAAAACGCAGCCGACATGCCAGGCACGTGGCAACACTATTATGAGAAATGGTGGATGATGACGCGCAAGCAGCTGCCGTCCGGTCTGATAGAGCTTGTCCCTTCGCTTGCCCGCCTTGTGCCGCCTGCTCGGGTCTTCGACAAGGCCACCTACTCACCTTGGATCTGTGGACGGCTCCATGCGACGCTTGCCGAAGAGGGCGTGTCGACCCTTGTCATCAGCGGTGGCGAGACGGACGTCTGCGTATTGGCTGCGGTCCTGGGTGCAATCGATCTCGGCTACCGGGTCATTTTATTGACGGACGCTGTCTGTAGCGGTGCAGATGAATCGCATGAGGCGTCATTGGAACTCCTGGGCGAGCGATTTTCAGTGCAGCTTGAGCTGACGGAAACCGATCGATTTCTGCAGTGCATCTAG
- a CDS encoding NUDIX domain-containing protein produces MPKRSAGLLIFRQTAGYLEVFLVHPGGPFWAQKDEGAWSIPKGLMDQGEDALEAAKREVFEEVGSKIEGNFNWLGEYRQPGGKVVLVWSIEADIAADAIVSNTFQIEWPPRSGKMRAFPEVDRAGWFRLDEAEHKILKGQQQVLLAFAARRQP; encoded by the coding sequence ATGCCGAAACGTAGCGCAGGCCTTTTGATATTCCGGCAGACCGCCGGATATCTGGAAGTGTTTCTGGTCCATCCGGGTGGGCCGTTCTGGGCGCAGAAGGACGAAGGCGCCTGGTCGATCCCGAAGGGCCTTATGGACCAAGGTGAGGATGCGCTGGAGGCTGCGAAACGGGAGGTGTTCGAGGAGGTGGGGTCCAAAATCGAAGGAAACTTCAACTGGCTCGGCGAATACCGGCAGCCCGGAGGTAAAGTCGTGCTGGTATGGTCAATAGAGGCCGATATCGCCGCCGACGCAATCGTCAGCAATACATTCCAGATCGAATGGCCTCCGAGATCAGGGAAAATGCGGGCGTTTCCAGAGGTTGATCGAGCCGGATGGTTCCGTCTTGACGAAGCCGAACACAAGATATTGAAAGGTCAGCAACAGGTGCTTCTCGCTTTTGCAGCACGTCGGCAACCCTAG
- the katG gene encoding catalase/peroxidase HPI yields MDSKVETAGKCPVAHTHTAHGGRSNRDWWPNQLNLKILHQNSSLSDPMGKGFNYAEAFKKLDLEALKKDLFALMTDSQDWWPADFGHYGPLFIRMAWHSAGTYRTGDGRGGAGAGQQRFAPLNSWPDNVNLDKARRLLWPIKQKYGNKISWADLMILTGNVALESMGFKTFGFAGGRADVWEPEEDVYWGAEDTWLADKRYSGERDLENPLAAVQMGLIYVNPEGPNGNPDPLAAARDIRETFARMAMNDEETVALIAGGHTFGKTHGAGDASHVGVEPEGAGIEEQGLGWTSSFGTGKGGDTIGSGLEVIWTTTPTKWSNNFFWNLFGYEWELTKSPAGAHQWTPKHGAGAATVPDAHDKSKRHAPSMLTTDLALRFDPAYEKISRRFFENPDQFADAFARAWFKLTHRDMGPRARYLGPEVPAEELIWQDPVPAVDHVLIDTKDIADLKDKILASGLPISQLVSTAWASASTFRGSDKRGGANGARIRLAPQKDWEVNQPAQLAAVLDTLEGIQKAFNDAQPGGKKVSLADLIVLGGAAAVEKAAANGGHHIEVPFTPGRTDATQEQTDVASFAVLEPIADGFRNYQKGEYSISPEELLIDKAQLLTLTAPEMTVLVGGLRVLNANAGQSQNGVFTTRPEALTNDFFINLLDMGTVWKAAPGSKYVFEGRDRNTDELKWTGTRIDLVFGSNSQLRALAEVYGQSDTQEKFVHDFVAAWTKVMNADRFDLVA; encoded by the coding sequence ATGGATTCAAAAGTCGAGACCGCGGGCAAGTGTCCGGTTGCCCATACACATACGGCCCATGGCGGTCGGTCGAACCGGGACTGGTGGCCGAACCAGTTGAATCTCAAAATTCTTCATCAGAATTCCTCGCTATCCGACCCCATGGGCAAAGGATTCAACTATGCCGAGGCGTTCAAGAAACTCGATCTGGAAGCCCTGAAAAAGGATCTCTTCGCGCTGATGACTGATTCGCAGGACTGGTGGCCGGCGGACTTCGGTCACTATGGCCCGCTTTTCATACGCATGGCATGGCACAGCGCGGGCACCTACCGGACCGGCGACGGGCGCGGCGGCGCGGGAGCCGGTCAGCAGCGATTTGCACCGCTCAACAGCTGGCCGGACAATGTCAACCTCGACAAGGCGCGCCGGTTGCTATGGCCGATCAAGCAGAAATACGGCAACAAGATCTCCTGGGCCGACCTTATGATTCTCACTGGCAACGTTGCGCTGGAGTCGATGGGCTTCAAAACGTTCGGCTTTGCCGGCGGTCGCGCGGACGTATGGGAGCCCGAGGAGGACGTCTACTGGGGCGCCGAGGACACCTGGCTTGCCGACAAGCGCTACTCTGGCGAACGAGACCTCGAGAATCCTCTCGCCGCCGTGCAAATGGGCCTCATCTACGTGAATCCGGAAGGTCCGAACGGCAATCCCGATCCGCTTGCCGCCGCCAGGGACATTCGTGAGACCTTCGCGCGCATGGCCATGAATGATGAGGAAACCGTTGCGCTCATTGCAGGCGGACATACCTTCGGCAAGACGCATGGCGCAGGCGACGCCTCACATGTCGGCGTGGAACCCGAGGGGGCTGGCATCGAGGAGCAGGGCCTCGGCTGGACAAGCAGCTTCGGAACGGGCAAGGGCGGTGACACCATCGGCAGCGGCCTGGAAGTCATCTGGACCACGACACCGACGAAGTGGAGCAACAACTTCTTCTGGAACCTGTTCGGTTACGAATGGGAACTGACGAAGAGCCCGGCCGGTGCGCATCAGTGGACACCGAAGCACGGTGCCGGTGCCGCTACCGTACCGGACGCGCACGACAAGTCCAAGCGTCACGCGCCCTCCATGCTGACCACGGACCTTGCCTTGCGCTTCGACCCTGCCTACGAAAAGATTTCGAGGCGCTTCTTCGAAAACCCGGATCAGTTCGCCGATGCATTTGCCCGTGCATGGTTCAAGCTGACCCACCGCGACATGGGCCCGCGGGCACGCTATCTCGGCCCGGAGGTTCCGGCAGAAGAACTGATCTGGCAAGATCCTGTTCCCGCCGTTGATCACGTCCTGATCGATACGAAGGATATCGCCGATCTCAAGGACAAGATCCTCGCATCGGGACTGCCCATCTCCCAGCTGGTCTCGACCGCCTGGGCTTCGGCGTCGACCTTCCGCGGCTCCGACAAGCGCGGCGGCGCGAATGGCGCGCGCATCCGTCTTGCGCCTCAAAAGGACTGGGAGGTCAATCAGCCGGCCCAGCTGGCAGCCGTGCTCGACACACTTGAAGGCATCCAGAAGGCGTTCAACGATGCCCAGCCTGGCGGCAAGAAGGTGTCGCTTGCAGATCTCATCGTGCTCGGTGGCGCAGCGGCCGTCGAGAAGGCGGCGGCGAACGGCGGTCATCACATCGAGGTTCCGTTTACACCCGGCCGCACCGACGCGACGCAGGAGCAGACCGATGTGGCCTCCTTTGCCGTTCTCGAACCTATCGCCGATGGGTTCCGCAACTATCAGAAGGGCGAATATTCCATTTCGCCCGAGGAGTTGCTGATCGACAAGGCGCAATTGCTGACGCTGACCGCACCGGAAATGACGGTTCTCGTCGGCGGCCTGCGTGTGTTGAACGCCAATGCGGGACAATCCCAGAATGGCGTCTTCACCACGCGCCCTGAAGCGCTCACCAACGACTTCTTCATCAACCTGCTCGACATGGGAACGGTTTGGAAGGCGGCTCCAGGATCAAAGTATGTGTTCGAGGGACGCGACCGCAATACGGATGAGCTGAAGTGGACCGGTACCCGTATCGACCTCGTCTTCGGCTCGAATTCTCAGCTTAGGGCGCTTGCCGAGGTTTACGGTCAAAGCGACACGCAAGAGAAGTTCGTGCACGACTTCGTGGCGGCCTGGACGAAGGTTATGAACGCCGATCGCTTCGATCTCGTCGCTTGA
- a CDS encoding hydrogen peroxide-inducible genes activator, translated as MTNLTLKQLRYFEALARQGHFGRAADVCAISQPALSMQIKELEETLGTELFERGARQVRLTSFGEAFALRVRDILRSVDELADLARASQDRLVGRLRIGVIPTVAPYLLPAIIGNLTRINDGLEIHVRETLTSKLVHELAEGRLDTAIVALPVSEPSLTEVPLFSENFVLVRPSEDEGKPVPNREALREMRLLLLEEGHCFRDQALSFCNIHSALPRELLDGSSLSTLVQMVSAGIGVTLIPEMAVRVETRSASVSVAHFQSVQPSRTIGMIWRKTSPLAQQFLKVSEIVRQSADAMRKQYKSSIVDVGAEQ; from the coding sequence ATGACAAATTTGACGCTCAAGCAGCTTCGCTATTTTGAGGCGCTGGCCCGACAAGGCCATTTTGGACGCGCGGCAGATGTCTGTGCGATTTCCCAGCCCGCCTTGTCCATGCAGATCAAGGAACTCGAAGAAACGCTGGGGACAGAGCTCTTCGAAAGAGGCGCGCGTCAAGTCCGGCTGACCAGCTTCGGGGAAGCCTTTGCGCTTCGCGTGCGCGACATCCTGCGTTCTGTTGATGAACTGGCAGACCTAGCACGCGCTTCGCAGGACCGGCTGGTGGGGCGGTTGCGGATAGGCGTGATCCCGACGGTCGCGCCCTACCTGCTGCCTGCGATCATCGGCAACCTCACCCGCATAAATGACGGGCTTGAGATCCACGTGCGCGAGACGTTGACCTCCAAGCTGGTTCATGAACTGGCGGAAGGCAGGCTCGACACTGCAATTGTCGCGTTGCCGGTATCCGAACCTTCGTTGACCGAGGTTCCATTGTTTTCGGAGAATTTCGTGCTGGTCCGACCAAGCGAGGATGAAGGTAAGCCTGTACCCAACCGCGAGGCCCTGCGTGAAATGAGGCTGCTTCTACTGGAAGAGGGGCACTGTTTTCGCGATCAGGCTTTGTCATTCTGCAACATTCATTCGGCGCTGCCGCGAGAGCTGCTGGACGGCAGCTCTTTGTCGACGCTGGTCCAAATGGTCAGCGCCGGCATTGGCGTCACTTTGATCCCCGAAATGGCCGTTAGAGTAGAGACGCGCTCGGCGTCAGTCTCTGTCGCTCACTTTCAGAGCGTTCAACCCTCACGAACGATCGGCATGATCTGGCGCAAGACGAGCCCCTTAGCCCAACAGTTCTTGAAGGTTTCTGAAATCGTTCGTCAGTCAGCCGATGCGATGCGCAAGCAATACAAATCCAGCATCGTGGACGTGGGTGCCGAGCAATAA
- a CDS encoding ferritin-like domain-containing protein, with amino-acid sequence MAAKTLNDLFVDTLKDIYFAEKQILKALPKMARAAQSEEGKAGFLKHRDETESQIERLVQVFEIIGKPARGKTCEAIQGIIAESEEIIEEFKGSVALDAGLISAAQAVEHYEIARYGTLIAWAKQLGLKDAIPLLQASLAEEEATDKKLTQLAQTSANVKATKAA; translated from the coding sequence ATGGCTGCAAAGACGCTAAACGACTTGTTTGTCGACACGCTGAAAGACATTTACTTCGCCGAGAAACAAATCCTCAAAGCCTTGCCGAAGATGGCGCGCGCGGCGCAATCGGAGGAAGGCAAAGCGGGTTTCCTAAAACACCGTGACGAAACCGAAAGTCAGATCGAGCGGCTCGTGCAGGTGTTCGAGATCATCGGCAAGCCCGCTCGTGGCAAGACCTGCGAGGCGATCCAGGGCATCATCGCCGAAAGCGAAGAGATCATCGAAGAGTTCAAGGGCTCTGTTGCACTCGACGCGGGACTGATCTCTGCGGCCCAGGCCGTCGAACATTATGAAATCGCCCGCTACGGCACGCTGATCGCCTGGGCCAAGCAGCTGGGTCTGAAGGACGCGATCCCTCTCCTTCAGGCAAGCCTCGCGGAAGAGGAAGCCACCGACAAGAAGCTCACCCAGCTTGCGCAAACTTCGGCAAATGTGAAGGCAACGAAGGCTGCATGA